In Spiroplasma chinense, a single window of DNA contains:
- a CDS encoding DNA translocase FtsK: MNNYEDFVGFPVDDNDSDRTRAFELQKKQRRPDSISWIVSALILFFLSVISLGRITVVGQVLDDVIFTLPFGWFKYFLYLLFFVIDFAIYFGIKIKPKKRFIFMIFVTWIVFCWIISSILFIVAHHMKSQSFVVDKVFSKTIFVDTVESYLTHWKRHSFFGDENRNLLISSRESYFTMWAGGGLFGTVLAGISSYTTIYGGLVIALFGFYLNMIWIFTGDPFYLLKPKGKRKGKRLRILSLKSKNQFNIGENKKRSRKGKFFKLIQFDENTTLDNFDVISSIRESDMTIELPSFMKVQEHNVYAPVDAGFYDDNFDIPFENRKPDPFKDVKLEEEKFFGIGNKGYENIGYQSSEPVFYQNEETEIAPNEQFEAMYLPRREQKPENEVPANSLYGKEVSQDEVRKKLEREARITPHGGNGRTREILGEMKSSNFDNTSQLSLEEFISSSNSEINQRNENVQKASDYVSPMEDIFTKTVVNGYGRFTPRNQNTQTIELNHNNATEKELYVNNNYVLPDIEILNKDLNNQKEFEKLKEMAQLKANSIDATFEQFGVKAKVVNMNIGPSVTKFEIQPSPGTKVNSITSLENDLKLALANQHVRIEAPIQGKAAVGIEVPNDNPVIVPIRSVIQNVPIQKLNSKLLFAIGKTVTGEMLFGELDKAPHLLVAGSTGSGKSVMINGIISSILMRAKPHEVKFLMIDPKKVELSTYANIPHLLTPVISDMNLANNALKKVINEMDRRYVLFTKNGVKNIETYNAKIRDDKKKLPFYVIIIDELADLMMTANKKDVEESITRLTQMARAAGIHLIVATQRPSTDVLTGVIKSNIPTRISFAVASAIDSRTILDSSGAEKLIGRGDLLYLPPGSSSLMRAQGVFISDDEIERLVDHCSKQQRQMFDEEFMQMENDNDNGYGDFDEKDELFEEVKDYIIREQKASTSLIQRKFKIGYNRAARIIDELEAMGVIGPQNSTKSRDIYVKKEEIY, from the coding sequence GTGAACAATTATGAAGACTTTGTAGGTTTTCCTGTAGACGATAATGATTCTGATAGAACTAGGGCGTTTGAATTACAAAAAAAACAAAGAAGACCAGATTCAATTTCTTGAATAGTTTCTGCTTTAATACTGTTTTTTTTGAGCGTAATTTCTTTGGGAAGAATAACAGTTGTAGGACAAGTTTTAGATGATGTAATATTTACATTACCATTTGGGTGATTTAAATACTTTCTATATCTACTATTTTTTGTCATAGACTTTGCAATCTATTTTGGAATAAAAATTAAACCTAAAAAAAGATTTATATTTATGATTTTTGTAACATGAATTGTCTTTTGTTGAATAATTTCATCAATTTTATTTATTGTAGCCCATCATATGAAAAGTCAATCATTTGTTGTTGACAAAGTATTTTCTAAAACTATTTTTGTAGACACTGTTGAATCTTATTTAACTCATTGAAAAAGACATTCTTTCTTTGGAGATGAAAATAGAAATCTTTTAATATCAAGTAGAGAAAGTTACTTTACAATGTGAGCTGGTGGAGGTTTATTTGGGACTGTATTGGCTGGTATAAGTTCATATACCACAATTTATGGAGGTCTTGTTATAGCTTTATTTGGTTTTTATTTAAACATGATTTGAATATTTACTGGAGATCCATTTTACTTATTAAAACCAAAAGGTAAAAGAAAAGGTAAAAGACTTAGAATTTTATCTCTTAAATCTAAAAATCAATTTAATATTGGTGAAAATAAAAAAAGATCTAGAAAAGGTAAGTTCTTTAAATTAATTCAATTTGATGAAAATACAACATTGGATAATTTTGATGTTATTTCATCAATTAGAGAATCTGATATGACAATTGAATTACCAAGTTTTATGAAGGTGCAAGAACATAATGTCTATGCACCAGTGGATGCTGGTTTTTATGATGATAACTTTGATATACCATTTGAAAACAGAAAACCAGATCCTTTTAAAGACGTAAAGTTGGAAGAAGAGAAGTTCTTTGGAATTGGAAATAAAGGTTATGAAAATATAGGTTATCAAAGTTCTGAACCAGTATTTTATCAAAACGAAGAAACTGAAATAGCCCCAAATGAGCAATTTGAAGCTATGTATTTACCGAGAAGAGAACAAAAACCTGAAAATGAAGTACCTGCAAATTCCTTATATGGTAAAGAAGTAAGTCAAGATGAGGTTCGTAAAAAACTTGAAAGAGAAGCTCGTATCACTCCACATGGTGGAAATGGTAGAACAAGAGAAATACTTGGGGAAATGAAATCATCTAATTTTGACAATACAAGTCAATTATCTTTAGAAGAATTTATAAGTTCTTCTAATTCTGAAATTAATCAAAGAAATGAAAATGTTCAAAAAGCAAGTGATTATGTTTCACCAATGGAAGATATCTTTACAAAAACTGTTGTAAATGGTTATGGAAGATTTACTCCAAGAAACCAAAATACTCAAACTATTGAATTGAATCATAATAATGCAACAGAAAAAGAATTGTATGTAAATAATAATTATGTTTTACCTGACATTGAAATATTGAATAAAGATTTAAATAATCAAAAAGAGTTTGAAAAACTTAAAGAAATGGCTCAGTTGAAAGCAAATTCAATTGATGCAACATTTGAACAATTTGGAGTTAAAGCCAAAGTTGTAAATATGAATATTGGACCTAGTGTTACAAAATTTGAAATTCAACCAAGTCCAGGTACTAAAGTAAATTCAATTACAAGTTTAGAAAACGACTTGAAACTTGCATTAGCAAATCAACACGTTAGAATTGAAGCGCCAATTCAAGGAAAAGCTGCAGTTGGTATAGAAGTACCAAATGATAATCCTGTAATAGTGCCAATTAGAAGTGTTATTCAAAATGTACCAATTCAAAAATTAAACTCAAAACTTTTATTTGCAATTGGTAAAACTGTAACAGGAGAAATGTTATTTGGTGAATTAGATAAAGCACCCCACTTGTTAGTTGCAGGTTCAACTGGTAGTGGAAAATCAGTTATGATTAATGGTATTATTTCATCAATCTTGATGAGAGCAAAACCTCATGAAGTTAAATTCTTAATGATCGACCCTAAAAAAGTTGAATTATCTACTTATGCAAATATTCCTCACCTTTTAACACCAGTTATTAGTGATATGAATCTTGCAAATAATGCATTAAAAAAAGTAATTAATGAAATGGATAGAAGATATGTTTTATTCACAAAAAATGGTGTAAAAAACATTGAAACTTATAATGCAAAAATAAGAGATGATAAGAAGAAACTTCCTTTCTATGTAATTATTATTGATGAGTTAGCAGACCTTATGATGACAGCAAACAAAAAAGATGTTGAAGAATCAATTACAAGACTTACTCAAATGGCAAGAGCTGCTGGTATTCATTTAATTGTAGCTACCCAAAGACCTTCAACTGATGTCTTAACAGGAGTTATTAAATCAAATATACCTACTAGAATAAGTTTTGCAGTAGCTTCTGCAATTGACTCAAGAACTATTCTAGATTCTTCTGGAGCTGAAAAATTAATCGGAAGAGGAGACTTACTTTACTTACCACCTGGTAGTTCTAGTTTAATGAGAGCACAAGGGGTATTTATAAGTGATGATGAAATCGAAAGATTAGTGGATCACTGTTCAAAACAACAAAGACAAATGTTTGATGAAGAATTCATGCAAATGGAAAATGATAATGATAATGGATATGGTGACTTTGATGAAAAAGATGAATTGTTTGAAGAAGTTAAAGATTACATAATCAGAGAACAAAAAGCATCAACAAGTTTAATTCAAAGAAAATTCAAAATCGGTTATAATAGAGCCGCAAGGATTATTGATGAATTAGAAGCTATGGGGGTTATTGGACCACAAAATAGCACTAAATCAAGAGATATCTATGTCAAAAAAGAAGAAATTTATTAA
- the uvrC gene encoding excinuclease ABC subunit UvrC, whose translation MIIENQIKLIPEKPGCYVYYNKNKQVIYVGKAKNLKRRVSSYFNKAHNIKTTKLVRDIVSFETFITQNEKESLLLEQNLIKKYKPRYNVVLNDDKKYPYIAITNEKDPKYIYIRNFDKKNKASFGPLPDGSSARNILYALERIYPLRRCNGNLGEPCIYYHINQCSGACFKEVEPKYYQDQIEKVTNFFNGKSNDVEKRLNEKMVRAAENLQFEEAQRIKELIGHLSFTLTKQDVDLNDNLNRDVFNYFEYEEYICLNVLFYRNGKLTLKNNEIIKNDGQDIAELFKSFIMQIYTKNLVPDYVLVPKEIEVGDLKSIFGDRLIDDSLENSKRLIELSKDNAKEFLLQKIHYSDQVQVTKQDILNELKDAFNLPTYPFHIEMYDVANILDEFVTGAMVVFKEGLPSKNDFRKYNIDIDQEGDYHRMYDMIYRRYKRDINNPEKFADLIIMDGGIIQVHAAKKALDELEIKVPVIGLVKNDKHKTEYVLDLNEQKVYLDKQSELFKLLESFQLRVHNFAISGFRKRQVKGTIKNNELENVKGIGSLTIKKLYEKFINLENMSQASSEELNEIIKNKNVSERLVEYLKGRKENEQSKN comes from the coding sequence ATGATAATTGAAAATCAAATAAAGCTAATACCTGAAAAACCAGGTTGTTATGTTTACTATAATAAAAATAAACAAGTTATTTATGTTGGAAAAGCTAAAAATTTAAAACGAAGAGTTTCTTCGTATTTCAATAAAGCACATAACATAAAAACTACAAAACTTGTTAGAGATATAGTTTCTTTTGAAACTTTTATAACTCAAAATGAAAAAGAATCTCTACTTTTAGAACAAAATTTAATTAAAAAATATAAACCCAGATATAATGTTGTATTAAATGATGATAAGAAATATCCATACATTGCAATTACAAATGAAAAAGACCCTAAATATATTTATATTAGAAATTTTGATAAGAAAAATAAAGCTTCATTTGGACCATTACCAGATGGTTCAAGTGCAAGAAATATTTTGTATGCTCTTGAAAGAATTTATCCTTTAAGAAGATGTAATGGTAATTTAGGAGAACCTTGTATTTATTATCATATCAATCAATGTAGTGGTGCTTGTTTTAAAGAAGTTGAGCCTAAATATTATCAAGACCAAATTGAAAAAGTTACAAACTTTTTCAATGGAAAATCAAATGATGTTGAAAAAAGATTAAATGAAAAAATGGTAAGAGCTGCAGAAAATTTACAATTTGAAGAAGCACAAAGAATTAAAGAGTTAATCGGTCATTTATCATTTACACTTACAAAACAAGATGTTGATTTAAATGATAATTTAAACAGAGATGTCTTTAATTATTTTGAATACGAAGAATATATTTGTTTAAATGTTTTATTTTACAGAAATGGAAAATTGACATTAAAGAACAATGAAATAATTAAAAATGACGGACAAGATATTGCAGAACTTTTTAAAAGTTTTATTATGCAAATATACACTAAAAACTTAGTTCCAGATTACGTGTTAGTACCAAAAGAAATTGAAGTTGGAGATTTAAAAAGTATTTTTGGAGATAGATTAATTGATGATAGTTTAGAAAATTCAAAAAGATTAATAGAACTTTCAAAAGATAATGCGAAGGAATTCTTACTTCAAAAAATTCATTACAGTGATCAAGTTCAAGTTACAAAACAAGATATTTTAAATGAATTAAAAGATGCATTTAATTTACCAACATATCCATTTCATATTGAAATGTATGATGTTGCAAATATTCTTGATGAATTTGTAACTGGTGCTATGGTTGTATTTAAAGAAGGTTTGCCAAGTAAAAATGATTTTAGAAAATACAATATAGATATTGACCAAGAGGGTGATTATCACAGAATGTATGACATGATTTATAGAAGATATAAACGTGATATCAATAACCCAGAAAAATTTGCAGATCTAATAATAATGGATGGGGGAATAATTCAAGTTCATGCTGCTAAAAAAGCTTTAGATGAACTTGAAATTAAAGTTCCTGTAATTGGATTGGTTAAAAATGATAAACATAAAACAGAATATGTTTTAGATTTAAACGAACAAAAAGTTTATTTAGATAAACAAAGTGAATTATTTAAGTTACTTGAATCATTCCAGTTGAGAGTTCATAACTTTGCAATTTCAGGATTTAGAAAAAGACAAGTAAAAGGAACTATAAAAAATAATGAACTTGAAAATGTAAAAGGTATTGGTTCACTAACCATTAAGAAACTTTATGAAAAATTTATTAACTTAGAAAATATGAGTCAAGCTAGTTCAGAAGAGTTGAATGAAATAATAAAAAATAAAAATGTTAGCGAAAGATTGGTAGAATATTTAAAAGGAAGAAAAGAAAATGAGCAAAGTAAAAATTAA
- a CDS encoding MATE family efflux transporter encodes MSKVKIKKEKVEILPFEKIKTPFWKVDDLKEITTMAIPIFIQLLFNILISQINLIAINHYRHGVYSEAVAKAVLSYNTLQFIPSLIATGTIVVAGNLIGQGRKEEVSKVVVTGLLINFVISAFIFATIETLSDQIVHLMNADNLRVIKEGDVVLENSELRFVSSYYRILNVNILTLSLSQVFVAGLQSMKKSTYVTIGTVIANVIDLILVSVLLYGTKLNPIWSALTIPITGVFQIIYMMFMCFKFIDFKVNRGKQLNWIYAKETLKTGLPITIEMGVWNLCNFGTGVAIAKLGGTGAEDDNPWIVLHRNANSIGQYSTAFIQAMGTVTSVFVARKIGEDDRQGAYETAINCWKAAIYATLLANILMLALSYPLLELLGSQGKSWPWGVGMLSIYAVKILFDTVNMTLLRALWSAGDLWYPILVSFVTMGIGMVALPFVVIYGFDLLGGWGLMAIYAVLSVDPISRSIIYVIRWIGGKWQKYMHIIK; translated from the coding sequence ATGAGCAAAGTAAAAATTAAAAAAGAAAAAGTCGAAATCCTGCCATTTGAAAAAATTAAAACACCTTTTTGGAAGGTAGATGATTTAAAAGAAATCACAACAATGGCGATTCCAATTTTTATTCAATTATTATTTAATATTTTAATTTCACAAATAAATTTAATTGCAATAAATCATTATAGACATGGTGTCTATTCTGAAGCGGTTGCAAAAGCTGTGTTGTCTTACAATACTTTACAATTCATTCCCAGCCTAATTGCAACTGGAACTATTGTTGTTGCAGGTAACTTAATTGGACAGGGAAGAAAAGAAGAAGTTTCTAAGGTTGTAGTAACTGGACTGTTAATAAATTTTGTTATTAGTGCATTTATCTTTGCAACAATAGAAACATTAAGTGATCAAATTGTTCACTTAATGAATGCAGATAATTTAAGAGTTATTAAAGAAGGTGATGTGGTTCTTGAAAACAGTGAACTTAGATTCGTTTCTAGTTACTATAGAATCTTAAATGTTAATATCTTAACTTTATCTTTATCTCAAGTTTTTGTAGCTGGGCTACAATCAATGAAAAAAAGTACTTATGTAACAATTGGTACAGTTATAGCTAACGTTATAGATTTAATATTAGTTTCTGTTTTATTATATGGAACAAAATTAAATCCAATTTGAAGTGCATTGACCATTCCAATTACAGGAGTATTTCAAATAATTTATATGATGTTTATGTGTTTCAAGTTTATTGATTTTAAAGTAAATAGAGGAAAACAATTAAACTGAATTTATGCAAAAGAAACTTTAAAAACAGGACTTCCAATAACAATTGAAATGGGAGTTTGAAATTTATGTAACTTTGGAACTGGGGTTGCTATTGCAAAACTTGGAGGAACAGGGGCAGAAGATGATAACCCTTGAATAGTGTTGCATAGAAATGCAAACAGCATTGGACAATATTCAACAGCCTTTATTCAAGCAATGGGTACAGTTACATCTGTATTTGTAGCTAGAAAAATTGGAGAAGACGATAGACAAGGAGCTTATGAAACAGCTATAAACTGTTGAAAAGCTGCGATTTACGCAACTTTATTGGCAAACATTCTTATGTTAGCTCTAAGTTATCCACTTCTTGAATTGCTAGGTTCTCAAGGTAAATCATGACCTTGAGGAGTTGGGATGCTTTCAATTTATGCTGTAAAAATTCTATTCGATACAGTTAATATGACTTTACTAAGAGCACTTTGAAGTGCAGGAGATCTTTGATATCCAATTTTAGTATCATTTGTAACTATGGGAATAGGAATGGTAGCTTTACCATTTGTTGTAATATATGGTTTTGATTTACTTGGTGGATGAGGGTTAATGGCAATTTATGCAGTTCTTTCAGTTGACCCAATTAGTAGATCTATAATTTATGTAATACGATGAATTGGTGGAAAATGACAAAAATATATGCATATTATCAAATAA
- the greA gene encoding transcription elongation factor GreA produces the protein MEKEIILTNEGLNELKEELSNLINVIRPQVIEELVEARAQGDLSENADYDAARNRQAEVEARIKEVEGMLSKVKIIDDGGKKSSEVKVGNSVTFSNAKTKKDMTIKIVGAIEADPFENKISNESPLAKAMLGRSVGDTMEVRELKEPYKITIKEIK, from the coding sequence ATGGAAAAAGAAATTATTTTAACTAATGAGGGACTTAATGAATTAAAAGAAGAACTTTCTAATTTAATAAATGTAATTAGACCACAAGTTATTGAAGAACTTGTTGAAGCTCGTGCTCAAGGGGACTTATCTGAAAATGCTGATTATGACGCAGCAAGAAACAGACAAGCTGAAGTTGAAGCAAGAATTAAAGAAGTAGAAGGAATGCTTTCTAAAGTTAAAATCATTGATGATGGTGGTAAAAAAAGTAGTGAAGTGAAGGTTGGTAACTCAGTAACTTTTTCAAATGCTAAAACCAAAAAAGACATGACAATCAAAATTGTTGGTGCTATTGAAGCTGACCCATTTGAAAACAAAATTTCAAATGAATCACCTTTAGCTAAAGCAATGCTTGGACGTTCTGTTGGTGATACAATGGAAGTTAGAGAATTAAAAGAACCTTACAAAATTACTATTAAAGAGATAAAATAA
- the rsmI gene encoding 16S rRNA (cytidine(1402)-2'-O)-methyltransferase, producing the protein MFKIQKTFKDNLPIIYVVGTPIGNMADFSNRAVECLNDAEIIYCEDTRTSNVLLKKYNISKPLRSLHKFNENEKIDELESVLKQNRNIALISDAGVPLISDPGARILNELSNKEVQFSICPVNCGPAYIHAMVMSGFEAKENIFLGFLDKKPNQLKEKLSLYKKSDDLIVTFYESVHRIVNTLNVLGSFIDKKHNIAIVREITKLNEEVIKGTIQEVKEFVNSPDFVEKGEFVVVLDKNYNLEEKEAEFDAIEEIEELISQGTSKKEAIKVVAKNRGLNKAELYKKFHKF; encoded by the coding sequence ATGTTTAAAATTCAAAAAACTTTTAAAGATAACTTACCAATAATTTATGTTGTAGGTACTCCAATCGGAAATATGGCAGATTTTTCTAATAGAGCTGTTGAATGTTTAAATGACGCTGAAATAATTTATTGTGAAGACACTAGAACTAGTAATGTTTTATTAAAAAAATACAACATCTCAAAACCATTGAGATCTTTACATAAGTTTAATGAAAATGAAAAAATTGATGAACTTGAAAGTGTTTTAAAACAAAATAGAAACATTGCTTTAATTTCTGATGCAGGAGTACCGTTGATTTCAGATCCAGGAGCTAGAATATTAAATGAATTATCAAATAAAGAAGTACAATTTTCAATTTGTCCTGTTAACTGTGGACCTGCATATATTCACGCAATGGTAATGTCTGGTTTTGAAGCAAAAGAAAATATATTTTTAGGTTTTTTAGATAAAAAACCAAATCAGTTAAAAGAAAAATTGAGTTTATATAAAAAAAGTGATGATTTAATCGTAACATTCTATGAATCAGTTCATAGAATTGTAAATACTCTTAATGTTTTAGGTTCTTTTATAGATAAAAAACATAATATTGCAATAGTCCGTGAAATAACAAAGTTAAACGAAGAAGTGATTAAGGGAACAATTCAAGAAGTGAAAGAGTTTGTAAATTCACCTGATTTTGTTGAAAAAGGTGAGTTTGTTGTAGTTTTAGATAAAAACTACAATTTAGAAGAAAAAGAAGCAGAATTTGATGCAATTGAGGAAATTGAAGAATTAATAAGTCAAGGAACCTCAAAAAAAGAAGCAATTAAGGTAGTTGCAAAAAATAGAGGTCTTAATAAAGCTGAACTTTATAAAAAGTTTCATAAATTTTAA
- a CDS encoding ribosomal-processing cysteine protease Prp, protein MVKAKIKYNDDSIMKIEVSGHANAGDYGNDLVCAGITAIVSGALNGLDQMHNKDVDLNVDDNVITIIVKNDSIELQKILQFLLFQLETIEFQYQKNFKIEEVF, encoded by the coding sequence ATGGTAAAAGCTAAAATCAAATATAATGATGATAGCATTATGAAAATTGAAGTATCAGGTCATGCTAACGCAGGAGATTATGGAAATGATCTTGTTTGCGCAGGAATAACAGCCATTGTTAGTGGAGCTTTGAATGGTCTAGACCAGATGCACAATAAAGATGTTGATTTAAATGTTGATGATAATGTAATAACAATTATTGTTAAAAATGACTCAATTGAGTTGCAAAAAATATTACAATTCTTGTTATTTCAATTAGAAACAATTGAATTTCAATATCAAAAGAATTTTAAAATAGAGGAGGTGTTCTAA
- the rpmA gene encoding 50S ribosomal protein L27 has product MRFLLGLQYFASKKGVGSTKNGRDSESKRLGAKKADGQFANAGSIIFRQRGTKIHPGVNVGRGGDDTLFALVSGIVKYQRFGKNRTRAVVIPQEAK; this is encoded by the coding sequence ATGCGTTTCTTATTAGGACTACAATATTTCGCTTCTAAAAAAGGAGTAGGATCAACAAAAAACGGTAGAGATTCAGAATCAAAACGTTTAGGTGCTAAAAAAGCTGATGGGCAATTTGCAAATGCAGGTTCAATTATCTTTAGACAAAGGGGTACTAAAATTCACCCAGGTGTTAATGTAGGACGTGGTGGAGATGATACTCTATTCGCGTTAGTCTCAGGAATTGTTAAATACCAAAGATTTGGTAAAAACAGAACTAGAGCAGTTGTTATACCACAAGAAGCAAAATAA
- a CDS encoding J domain-containing protein: MDLLTIVIIAGTIAIILLIFLMTFATIMVQRNQNYARVRAKIRAFRKIFVSKLDKIIKINGQNYAETFNIFPFMSNFSETYKHFKSKGLVSFLKRVEYSFLKEYKIVEEQFFDFNYEVSKELGLFNTNIVKNYNKFVSRVFESYRRTFISEVIPLIIAKYEKKSYGIVQYEMADSFIDKEYNIFIENLDIILNATLHAVATQTDDWETDFDFRNYKKVDFKESLKPLRNDLLEAYKILGVTPSDSDASIKRNYRRLSKQYHPDREGTGSEIAFMKVVEAFNMVRKYRDM, encoded by the coding sequence ATGGATTTATTAACAATCGTTATAATTGCAGGAACAATAGCTATTATTTTGCTTATCTTTTTAATGACTTTTGCCACAATTATGGTTCAAAGGAACCAAAATTATGCAAGAGTAAGAGCAAAGATTAGAGCATTTAGAAAGATTTTTGTTTCTAAATTAGATAAAATAATTAAAATTAATGGGCAAAATTACGCAGAAACATTTAATATTTTTCCTTTCATGAGTAACTTTTCAGAGACATATAAACACTTTAAATCAAAAGGACTAGTTTCTTTTTTGAAGAGAGTTGAATATAGTTTTTTAAAGGAATATAAAATTGTAGAAGAACAATTTTTTGACTTCAATTACGAAGTTTCAAAAGAACTTGGTCTTTTTAATACAAATATCGTTAAGAATTATAATAAATTTGTAAGTAGAGTTTTTGAATCTTATAGAAGAACTTTTATAAGTGAAGTTATTCCGCTTATAATTGCAAAATATGAAAAAAAATCATATGGAATTGTTCAATATGAAATGGCAGATTCTTTTATTGATAAAGAATACAATATATTTATTGAAAATTTAGATATTATTTTAAATGCAACTCTTCATGCAGTTGCAACTCAAACTGATGATTGAGAAACAGACTTTGACTTTAGAAATTACAAAAAAGTTGATTTCAAAGAGAGTTTGAAACCATTGAGAAATGATCTTCTTGAAGCATACAAAATCTTGGGGGTTACTCCAAGTGACAGTGATGCTTCAATTAAAAGAAATTACAGAAGACTTTCAAAACAATATCACCCAGACAGAGAAGGTACTGGAAGTGAAATTGCATTTATGAAAGTTGTTGAAGCATTTAATATGGTTAGAAAATATCGAGATATGTAG
- a CDS encoding Sapep family Mn(2+)-dependent dipeptidase, whose amino-acid sequence MKVEKKDLLENYFPQALEHTKKVIAMPSYRRDITKGSPLPQETVEVLNYCVKLCKEWGFTTYIDSKNRYAYADYGNGDKLFGIICHLDVVPPGNLSEWNNPPFEPIVKEGKLFGRGAFDDKGPTMMNLFAFKYLIDNGFSPDYTVRFIFGTSEETTWECMEAYVENERLCDLGYVPDGHFPVVYAEKWISDVDLIGQFDCDFEIEGGFVYNAVNDLVSYKGNKIEEISKILSENNISTYLEEDKLMVKGIAAHGSLPQKGVCAASWLLFAMDKVGIKHPIVQFVANYAHNNFDMKEVFGDLTDETGSLTANNGIVKITNGDFRYTFNFRIPCTRNPHVDVNETLEKFVKEFGIQVVVKSIEDKVYFPKDGETVTKIMDVYKEVTGDLKAEPIAIGGGTFAKSMPNMIAFGAEFDMNDSTMHAYNEYVKIEDLEKMIEIYAKSIVKLTKI is encoded by the coding sequence ATGAAAGTAGAAAAAAAAGACTTATTGGAAAACTACTTCCCTCAAGCATTAGAACACACAAAAAAAGTTATAGCTATGCCTTCTTATAGAAGAGATATAACTAAAGGAAGTCCTTTACCCCAAGAAACTGTTGAAGTTTTAAATTATTGTGTAAAACTTTGCAAGGAATGAGGATTTACAACTTATATAGATTCAAAAAACAGATATGCATATGCAGATTATGGAAATGGTGACAAATTATTTGGAATCATTTGTCACTTAGATGTAGTTCCGCCAGGAAACTTAAGTGAATGAAATAATCCACCTTTTGAACCAATAGTAAAAGAAGGTAAATTATTTGGAAGAGGAGCATTTGATGACAAAGGTCCTACAATGATGAACTTATTTGCTTTTAAATATTTAATTGATAATGGATTTTCACCAGATTACACAGTTAGATTTATTTTTGGTACTAGTGAAGAAACTACATGAGAATGTATGGAAGCTTATGTTGAAAATGAAAGACTTTGTGATTTAGGTTACGTTCCTGATGGTCATTTTCCTGTAGTTTATGCTGAAAAATGAATTAGTGATGTAGATTTAATAGGACAATTTGATTGTGACTTTGAAATTGAAGGTGGATTTGTTTACAATGCAGTAAACGATCTTGTTTCATATAAAGGAAACAAGATCGAAGAAATCTCAAAGATTTTATCAGAAAACAATATTTCAACTTATCTTGAAGAAGACAAATTAATGGTAAAAGGAATTGCAGCTCATGGTAGTTTACCTCAAAAAGGTGTTTGTGCTGCAAGTTGATTGCTGTTTGCAATGGATAAAGTGGGAATAAAACACCCAATAGTTCAATTTGTTGCAAACTATGCACACAATAACTTTGATATGAAAGAAGTTTTTGGGGATTTAACTGATGAAACAGGTTCTTTAACTGCAAATAATGGGATAGTTAAAATCACAAATGGTGATTTTAGATATACATTTAACTTTAGAATTCCTTGTACAAGAAATCCTCACGTTGATGTAAACGAAACACTTGAAAAATTTGTAAAAGAATTTGGTATTCAAGTTGTTGTTAAATCAATTGAAGACAAAGTTTATTTCCCAAAAGATGGAGAAACAGTTACAAAAATTATGGACGTTTATAAAGAAGTTACTGGGGATTTAAAAGCAGAACCAATTGCTATTGGTGGGGGAACATTTGCTAAATCAATGCCAAATATGATTGCTTTTGGAGCTGAATTTGACATGAACGATTCTACAATGCACGCATACAATGAATATGTAAAAATTGAAGATTTAGAAAAAATGATTGAAATCTATGCAAAATCAATTGTAAAACTAACAAAAATTTAA